From Flavobacterium lipolyticum, one genomic window encodes:
- a CDS encoding zinc-dependent metalloprotease translates to MKKEYSILSFIFCFSGFMYAQKSEGSGVVSYPDNNIKVVGEKVFWSANPKTDNNSESDLLTVYYKGLYNRRNNYLSGIKGTIDKPGGYIKIEVHAYDSKRAGGLQLLTNDDKTFVTRPIYNVEITQSSPNVFSKTTKEMNYQYFDYGQQIGKISSDDIKTLGAKASNTVTVNCGGWAWNWLRAFSLVSSSCSLEIDEDKLIQLENQPVVVKIAMKDATLMDVRVPAVADNENLKGIIEKEYSYYIIKKVNVEVLEDPQDNNTASYYEDMVRRQFNWANKAYTDKTGKTLPPAAVAAGAKMANARIVFKDIDITIRKGSKKRYFNQNIENERDRDINLKEPTKREIFIKYVPELFDLGTALGGHTFQGFDEKNNIDLAFLVLRYTLPNNPPAFESTNIVSHELGHYFMLEHTFLGGCVSKTNDHISDTPPAEEVATTPVYKDCIAPLQCGGHRRLIENIMDYSQCRFMFTPGQVKVMRNTIRNEYPDLYTIVKSTDAGINIDLNITVKDLRSGKTGRSKRDASEKEAEKSQDIILYPNPVKDILTISNISSEEYVIYNLTGQQILAGGTQTGEINVSTLPKGLYIIKIKNSSKQFIKE, encoded by the coding sequence ATGAAAAAAGAATATAGTATTTTGAGTTTTATATTTTGTTTTTCGGGTTTTATGTATGCCCAAAAATCAGAAGGCAGTGGTGTTGTCAGCTATCCGGATAATAATATAAAGGTAGTTGGAGAGAAGGTATTTTGGTCTGCAAATCCCAAAACAGACAATAACAGTGAGTCCGATTTATTGACCGTATATTACAAAGGACTTTACAACCGTCGCAACAACTACCTAAGCGGTATTAAGGGAACCATAGATAAACCCGGAGGTTACATCAAAATCGAGGTGCATGCTTACGACAGCAAGAGAGCAGGAGGGTTGCAGCTATTGACAAACGATGATAAGACATTTGTAACCAGACCGATCTATAATGTAGAAATCACTCAAAGTTCCCCAAATGTGTTTTCTAAAACAACAAAAGAGATGAATTACCAATACTTTGATTATGGCCAGCAGATTGGTAAGATTTCTTCTGATGATATAAAAACACTGGGTGCTAAAGCATCGAATACAGTTACAGTGAATTGTGGAGGCTGGGCCTGGAACTGGCTCAGGGCTTTCAGCCTTGTAAGTTCTTCCTGTTCTTTGGAAATAGATGAGGATAAATTGATACAGTTAGAAAACCAGCCTGTAGTGGTAAAAATTGCGATGAAAGATGCTACTTTGATGGACGTACGGGTTCCCGCGGTGGCAGACAATGAAAATCTGAAGGGGATTATAGAAAAAGAGTATTCATACTATATAATTAAAAAAGTAAATGTAGAGGTTCTGGAAGATCCACAAGACAATAATACGGCCTCTTATTACGAAGACATGGTAAGACGGCAATTTAATTGGGCCAATAAAGCCTATACCGATAAAACGGGTAAGACTCTACCACCTGCAGCAGTGGCTGCGGGTGCCAAAATGGCTAATGCCAGAATCGTGTTCAAAGATATCGATATTACTATCCGTAAAGGATCAAAGAAAAGATATTTTAATCAGAATATAGAAAATGAAAGAGATCGTGATATTAATTTAAAAGAGCCTACTAAACGTGAAATATTCATCAAATATGTTCCTGAATTATTTGACTTAGGAACAGCTTTGGGAGGACATACTTTTCAAGGTTTTGATGAGAAAAATAATATAGACTTGGCTTTTCTCGTTTTAAGATATACCTTACCTAATAATCCTCCGGCTTTTGAGAGTACAAATATAGTTTCGCATGAGTTGGGGCATTATTTTATGCTAGAGCATACTTTTTTGGGAGGTTGTGTTAGTAAAACTAATGACCATATTAGTGATACTCCTCCTGCGGAAGAAGTTGCAACTACACCGGTTTATAAAGATTGTATCGCCCCTCTTCAATGTGGAGGACACAGGAGGTTAATAGAAAATATAATGGATTATAGTCAATGTCGGTTTATGTTTACACCAGGTCAGGTCAAGGTAATGAGAAATACAATTAGAAATGAATACCCAGACTTATATACCATTGTGAAATCAACGGATGCTGGTATTAATATAGATCTTAATATTACGGTGAAAGATTTAAGATCGGGTAAAACAGGCAGAAGCAAGAGAGATGCTTCGGAAAAAGAAGCTGAAAAATCCCAAGATATCATTCTATATCCTAATCCTGTAAAGGATATTTTAACTATTTCGAATATAAGCAGCGAAGAATATGTAATTTATAACTTAACAGGGCAGCAAATCCTGGCTGGGGGAACTCAAACCGGAGAAATTAATGTTAGCACTCTCCCAAAAGGATTATACATCATTAAAATAAAAAATAGCAGCAAGCAATTTATTAAAGAATAG
- a CDS encoding zinc-dependent metalloprotease translates to MKKEYTILSFIFCFSGFMYAQKSEGSGVVSYPDNNIKVVGEKVFWSANPKTDNSIESDLLTVYYKGLYNRRNNYLSGIKGTIDKPGGHIKIEVHAYDSKRAGGLQLLTNDEKTFVTRPIYNVEITQSSPNVFSKTTKEMNYQYFDYGQQIGKISSDDIKTLGAKSSNTVTVNCGGWAWNWLRAFSLVSSSCSLEIDEDKLIQLENQPVVVKIAMKDATLMDVRVPAVERNDNLKRIIEKEYPYFIIKKVNVEVLEAPQDNNTASYYENLVRQQFNWVNKVYTDKTGKTLPTAAVAAGAKMANTRIVFKDINITIRKGLKQIYDINELIKGKDGEIDGNNTNKNEVFIKYVHGINSGTGSEAGVTIRGRTKKNELKVAFIVLDYYYGSNDIIFKKGVAAHELGHYFGLKHTFEGGCDGLNDKISDTPPTEDMNYIGVSCIVAPVQCGGHRRLVENMMDYTDCQFMFTPGQVRVMRATIRNDYPDLYTIEKSTDVAINTDLNITVKDLRSGKTGRNKRDTLEKEAEKSRDIVLYPNPVKDILTISNMENEEYAIYNLTGQQILTGRTQTGQINISTLPNGLYIIRIKNSSKQFIKE, encoded by the coding sequence ATGAAAAAAGAATATACTATTTTGAGTTTTATATTTTGTTTTTCGGGGTTTATGTATGCCCAAAAATCAGAAGGCAGTGGTGTTGTCAGCTATCCGGATAATAATATAAAGGTAGTTGGAGAGAAGGTATTTTGGTCTGCAAATCCCAAAACAGACAATAGCATTGAGTCTGATTTACTGACCGTATATTACAAAGGACTTTACAACCGTCGCAACAACTACCTAAGCGGTATTAAGGGAACCATAGATAAACCCGGAGGTCACATCAAAATCGAGGTGCATGCTTACGACAGTAAGAGAGCAGGAGGGTTGCAGCTATTGACAAACGATGAGAAGACATTTGTAACCAGACCGATCTATAATGTGGAAATCACTCAAAGTTCCCCAAATGTGTTTTCTAAAACAACGAAAGAGATGAATTACCAATACTTTGATTATGGCCAGCAGATTGGTAAGATTTCTTCTGATGATATAAAAACACTGGGTGCTAAATCATCGAATACAGTTACAGTGAATTGTGGAGGCTGGGCCTGGAACTGGCTTAGGGCTTTTAGCCTTGTAAGTTCTTCCTGTTCTTTGGAAATAGATGAGGATAAACTGATACAGTTAGAAAACCAGCCTGTAGTGGTAAAAATTGCGATGAAAGATGCTACTTTGATGGACGTACGGGTCCCCGCGGTGGAAAGGAATGACAATTTGAAGAGAATAATAGAAAAAGAGTATCCTTATTTTATCATCAAAAAAGTAAATGTAGAGGTTCTGGAAGCCCCGCAAGATAATAATACAGCTTCTTATTATGAAAATTTGGTAAGACAGCAATTTAATTGGGTCAATAAGGTATACACAGACAAAACCGGCAAAACTTTACCAACTGCAGCAGTGGCGGCAGGTGCCAAAATGGCTAATACTAGAATTGTATTCAAAGATATAAATATTACCATCAGAAAAGGATTAAAGCAAATTTATGACATAAATGAGTTAATAAAAGGAAAAGACGGTGAGATTGATGGCAATAACACAAATAAAAATGAAGTATTCATTAAATATGTTCATGGAATAAATAGTGGCACAGGTTCTGAAGCAGGAGTTACAATTAGGGGACGTACTAAAAAGAACGAACTAAAAGTAGCTTTTATTGTTTTGGATTACTACTACGGTAGTAATGATATAATTTTTAAAAAAGGAGTAGCAGCTCACGAGCTGGGACATTATTTTGGACTGAAACATACTTTTGAAGGAGGTTGTGATGGTTTAAATGATAAAATTAGCGATACGCCTCCTACAGAAGATATGAACTATATAGGTGTAAGTTGCATTGTTGCCCCTGTTCAATGTGGTGGACATAGGAGGTTAGTAGAGAATATGATGGATTATACCGATTGCCAGTTTATGTTCACTCCAGGTCAAGTTAGAGTAATGAGAGCTACAATTAGAAATGATTACCCTGATTTATATACCATTGAGAAATCAACAGACGTTGCTATCAATACAGATCTTAACATTACAGTGAAAGATTTAAGATCGGGTAAAACAGGCAGAAACAAGAGAGATACGTTGGAAAAAGAAGCAGAAAAATCGCGAGACATTGTTTTATACCCTAATCCGGTAAAGGATATTTTAACTATTTCGAATATGGAAAATGAAGAATATGCAATTTATAACTTAACAGGGCAGCAAATACTGACTGGCAGAACCCAAACCGGACAAATTAATATTAGCACTCTCCCAAATGGATTATACATCATTAGAATAAAAAATAGCAGCAAGCAATTTATTAAAGAATAG
- a CDS encoding zinc-dependent metalloprotease, with translation MREKRKIILGFVFCFSGFMYAQKSEGSGVVSYPDNNIKVVGEKVFWSANPKTDNSSESDLLTTYYKGLYNRRNNYLSGIKGTIDKPGGYIKIEVHAYDSKRAGGLQLLTNDEKTFVTRPIYNVEITQSSPNVFSKTTKEMNYQYFDYGQQIGKISSDDIKTLGAKASNTVTVNCGGWAWNWLRAFSLVSSSCSLEIDEDKLIQLENQPVVVKITVKDATLIDVRVPAVERNDNLKRIIEKEYPYFIIKKVNVEILEAPADNNTAQYYEDLVRLQVNWANKAYNDKTGKTLPPAAVATGAKMANARIVFRDIDITIRKGSKKIYNQDKINSIPEIQKLNADGINIRDLVSNDSKEKIVIKYVPELISEKSVFSGVTVVGRDGNEKLLLAFIVLAYDYKDDVNELSIKKTTAAHELGHYFSLIHTFEGGCTGKNDKISDTPPAEEPKTRFYENCIAPVQCGGHRRLIENIMDYSNCTFMFTPGQVKVMRNAIKKDFSNLYTTQKSTDAAINTDLNITVEDLRPGKTGRSKRDTLEKEVEKSQDIILYPNPVKDILTISNMENEEYAIYNLTGQQILTGRTQTGQIDVSTLPKGLYIIRIKNSSKQFIKE, from the coding sequence ATGAGAGAGAAAAGAAAAATTATTTTAGGTTTTGTATTTTGTTTTTCGGGTTTTATGTATGCCCAAAAATCAGAAGGCAGTGGTGTTGTCAGCTATCCGGATAATAATATAAAGGTAGTTGGAGAGAAGGTATTTTGGTCTGCTAATCCCAAAACAGACAATAGCAGTGAGTCTGATTTACTGACCACATATTACAAAGGACTTTACAACCGTCGCAACAACTACCTAAGCGGTATTAAGGGAACCATAGATAAACCTGGTGGTTACATCAAAATCGAGGTGCATGCTTACGACAGTAAGAGAGCAGGAGGGTTGCAGCTATTGACAAACGATGAGAAGACATTTGTAACCAGACCGATTTATAATGTGGAAATCACTCAAAGTTCGCCAAATGTGTTTTCTAAAACAACAAAAGAGATGAATTACCAATACTTTGATTATGGCCAGCAGATTGGTAAGATTTCTTCTGATGATATAAAAACACTGGGTGCTAAAGCATCGAATACAGTTACAGTGAATTGTGGAGGCTGGGCCTGGAACTGGCTTAGGGCTTTCAGCCTTGTAAGTTCTTCCTGTTCTTTGGAAATAGATGAGGATAAACTGATACAGTTAGAAAACCAGCCTGTAGTGGTAAAAATTACGGTGAAAGATGCTACTTTGATAGACGTACGGGTTCCCGCGGTGGAAAGGAATGACAACTTGAAGAGAATAATAGAAAAAGAGTATCCTTATTTTATCATCAAAAAAGTAAATGTAGAAATTCTGGAAGCCCCGGCAGATAATAATACGGCCCAATATTATGAAGATTTGGTTAGACTACAGGTTAATTGGGCTAATAAAGCCTATAACGATAAAACAGGTAAGACTTTACCGCCTGCAGCAGTGGCGACAGGTGCGAAAATGGCTAATGCCAGAATCGTATTCAGAGATATTGATATAACTATCCGGAAAGGATCAAAGAAGATCTATAATCAAGATAAGATAAATTCAATACCTGAAATACAAAAATTAAACGCTGATGGAATTAATATAAGAGATCTTGTAAGTAATGATAGTAAAGAAAAAATAGTCATCAAATATGTACCTGAATTAATCTCAGAAAAGTCGGTTTTTTCAGGAGTAACTGTTGTCGGGCGTGATGGCAATGAAAAACTATTACTAGCTTTTATTGTTTTGGCTTATGACTATAAAGATGATGTTAATGAACTATCGATAAAAAAGACAACAGCTGCACACGAGTTGGGACATTATTTTAGCCTTATACATACTTTTGAAGGTGGTTGTACCGGTAAAAATGATAAAATTAGTGATACTCCACCTGCCGAAGAACCAAAAACGAGATTTTATGAAAATTGTATTGCTCCTGTTCAATGTGGTGGGCACAGAAGGTTGATAGAGAATATTATGGATTATAGCAACTGCACGTTTATGTTCACCCCAGGTCAGGTCAAAGTAATGAGAAATGCGATCAAAAAGGATTTTTCAAATTTATATACCACTCAGAAATCAACAGACGCTGCTATCAATACAGATCTTAACATTACAGTGGAAGATTTAAGACCCGGTAAAACAGGCAGAAGCAAGAGAGATACTTTGGAAAAAGAGGTAGAAAAATCCCAAGATATCATTCTATATCCTAATCCTGTAAAGGATATTTTAACTATTTCGAATATGGAAAATGAAGAATATGCAATTTATAATTTAACAGGCCAGCAAATACTGACTGGCAGAACCCAAACCGGACAAATTGATGTTAGCACTCTCCCAAAAGGATTATACATCATTAGAATAAAAAATAGCAGCAAGCAATTTATTAAAGAATAG
- a CDS encoding CvfB family protein: MIEIGKYNTLTILRDTKVGLFLGNPEKDPEGIHDILLPNKYVPNEFEIGEELIVFVYLDHEQRPVATTLEPYILLNEFALLRVNYINNVGAFMDWGMEKDILVPFKEQARPMEKGKRYLVYLYMDEKTNRLVASSKTNQFLSNEHLTVEKGEEVELIVSHITEIGINVIINEKHKGLLYKDEVYDDAIRTGDRMRGYIKNIRPDNKIDVALQVQGYQSIEPNAEKILDELRANRGFLRLNDNSHPEDIKTVLKMSKKTFKKAVGALYKEKLIEIKEDGIYLVKE; the protein is encoded by the coding sequence ATGATTGAAATAGGAAAATACAATACCCTTACTATACTTCGTGATACCAAAGTTGGCTTGTTTTTAGGAAATCCTGAAAAAGACCCTGAAGGAATTCACGATATTTTATTACCCAACAAATACGTTCCGAACGAGTTTGAAATTGGTGAAGAATTAATCGTTTTTGTTTATTTGGACCACGAACAGCGTCCGGTGGCGACCACTTTAGAGCCTTACATCCTGTTGAATGAATTTGCGCTGTTAAGAGTAAATTACATTAATAACGTAGGTGCTTTCATGGATTGGGGAATGGAAAAGGATATTCTTGTTCCGTTCAAAGAACAGGCCCGTCCTATGGAGAAGGGAAAACGTTACCTGGTGTATTTGTACATGGACGAAAAAACAAATCGTCTGGTAGCTTCAAGTAAAACCAATCAGTTTTTGAGCAATGAGCATCTGACCGTTGAAAAAGGGGAGGAAGTAGAATTAATTGTGTCTCATATCACCGAAATAGGAATCAATGTGATCATTAACGAGAAACACAAAGGATTGCTGTACAAAGACGAGGTGTATGATGACGCCATCAGAACCGGGGACAGAATGCGCGGTTACATTAAAAATATCCGTCCTGATAATAAAATCGACGTTGCATTACAAGTACAAGGATATCAAAGTATTGAGCCTAATGCAGAAAAGATTCTGGACGAATTAAGAGCCAATCGAGGTTTTTTACGTTTAAATGACAATTCGCATCCGGAAGATATCAAAACGGTACTGAAAATGAGTAAAAAAACGTTTAAAAAGGCTGTTGGAGCTTTGTATAAAGAAAAACTTATCGAAATTAAAGAAGACGGGATTTATCTGGTAAAAGAGTAA
- a CDS encoding M28 family metallopeptidase, with translation MKKTIFYSIFTFLFFTHISTSQITEDPEIKKMIGEIKAENLEATIHKLVSFGTRHTLSDTKNKTKGIGAAQQWVKSEFDKFALESGGRLTSKIDYFDVKADGKRIAKDSQLGNVMATLKGTDPNDNRVLIISGHLDSRVSDVMNVKSDAPGANDDGSGVAAVIELAKVMSKRSFPATIIFVAVTGEEQGLYGARHLAELAKAANWNIVAMLNNDMIGNSLSSGTNLRDNTQIRVFSETIPFTETEEEAKMRKATNRDNDSPSRLLARYIKTATEQYVDQLKVKLVYRNDRFLRGGDHTPFSQNGFTAVRFCEMNENFNHQHQDLRTENGIQYGDLPEFMDFDYLRKNTCSNLATLANLAWSPKAPLNVGIEVKELSNSSTLVWTAPEGQAPFGYQILMRETSSSHWEKTFFVKETKAEIPYSKDNYFFAIQSVDALGHASLPVFPVPIR, from the coding sequence ATGAAAAAGACCATTTTCTATTCTATTTTTACCTTCTTATTTTTTACTCATATTTCTACTTCACAGATTACAGAAGATCCTGAAATCAAAAAAATGATTGGTGAAATCAAAGCCGAAAATCTGGAAGCTACGATTCATAAATTAGTTTCGTTCGGTACCAGACACACCCTCAGCGACACTAAAAATAAAACCAAAGGCATTGGTGCGGCGCAACAATGGGTGAAATCTGAGTTTGATAAATTTGCTTTGGAATCTGGCGGAAGACTTACTTCTAAAATCGATTATTTTGACGTAAAAGCTGATGGGAAACGAATTGCCAAAGACAGTCAGCTTGGAAACGTTATGGCAACTTTAAAAGGTACCGATCCAAACGACAATCGTGTTCTTATCATCAGCGGACATCTGGATTCCAGGGTTTCGGATGTGATGAATGTCAAATCTGATGCTCCCGGTGCCAATGATGACGGTTCCGGTGTTGCGGCCGTCATCGAACTGGCCAAAGTAATGAGTAAAAGATCATTTCCTGCTACCATCATTTTCGTTGCCGTAACCGGTGAAGAACAAGGGCTTTATGGTGCCCGACATCTGGCTGAATTAGCCAAAGCAGCCAACTGGAATATTGTAGCGATGCTCAATAACGATATGATTGGAAATAGTCTTTCCAGCGGTACAAATTTAAGAGATAACACTCAAATCAGAGTATTTAGTGAGACCATTCCATTTACAGAAACTGAAGAAGAAGCCAAGATGCGCAAAGCAACAAACCGCGATAACGATAGTCCGTCACGATTATTGGCACGTTACATTAAAACAGCTACAGAGCAGTATGTAGATCAATTAAAAGTGAAATTAGTATATAGAAACGATCGTTTTCTTCGTGGCGGAGATCATACTCCTTTCAGTCAAAACGGCTTTACTGCTGTTCGTTTCTGCGAAATGAATGAAAATTTCAATCATCAGCATCAGGATTTAAGAACTGAAAATGGTATCCAATACGGTGATCTTCCGGAATTCATGGATTTTGACTATTTGAGAAAAAATACTTGTTCGAACCTGGCAACACTGGCTAATTTAGCCTGGTCACCAAAAGCACCTTTAAACGTGGGGATCGAAGTAAAAGAACTTTCCAATTCTTCTACTTTAGTCTGGACTGCACCTGAAGGACAAGCTCCTTTTGGTTACCAGATTTTAATGAGAGAAACTTCATCGTCTCATTGGGAGAAAACTTTTTTTGTGAAAGAAACCAAGGCCGAAATTCCCTATTCTAAAGACAATTACTTTTTTGCCATACAAAGTGTTGATGCTTTAGGACATGCAAGTTTACCGGTATTTCCGGTTCCGATTCGTTAA
- the menD gene encoding 2-succinyl-5-enolpyruvyl-6-hydroxy-3-cyclohexene-1-carboxylic-acid synthase: MIYPKIALAQSIIEICSGKGITNIIISPGSRNAPLTIGFAQNPNFNCYSIADERCAAFFALGIAQQTKMPTAVVCTSGSALLNYYPAVAEAFYSQIPLIVISADRPQSKIDIGDGQTIRQENVFQNHSVYNANLTEEASVENDLKINEAIEAAILQKGPVHINAPFEEPLYETVSELSVAPAITHLEEIVGTTTIENEAEVVSVWNTSKRKLILIGGINEANSVDKEILENFAKDPSIVVLTETTSNLHHPSFINSIDTLITPFDDVDFKDLEPEVLITFGGMIVSKRIKAFLRKYKPEHHWHIDTLRAYDTFSALTKHFVMEPDAFFKVLLPKTEFTASDYFSKIDQIYDLRKIRKEEYLRKITFSDFKVFEKVIGSLPKNSQLQISNSSAIRYAQLIEIDPSIEVYCNRGTSGIDGSTSTAIGAAVGNDKETVFITGDISFLYDSNALWNSYIPENFKIILINNGGGGIFRILPGHEEKPVFNTYFETSHHLTAEHLAKMYKMPYFTATDEESLTGGIKSLYATNNAPCILEVFTPTLENDIVLKQYFKELA; the protein is encoded by the coding sequence ATGATTTACCCCAAAATAGCGCTTGCACAAAGCATTATCGAAATTTGTTCAGGCAAAGGAATCACTAATATTATTATTTCTCCGGGATCAAGAAATGCTCCTCTAACGATCGGATTTGCTCAAAACCCTAATTTTAACTGTTATAGTATTGCCGACGAACGCTGCGCTGCCTTTTTTGCATTAGGAATTGCACAGCAAACCAAAATGCCTACCGCAGTTGTTTGTACTTCAGGCTCTGCCTTGTTAAACTATTATCCGGCTGTAGCCGAGGCATTTTACAGTCAGATTCCACTTATTGTTATTTCGGCAGATCGCCCGCAAAGTAAGATTGATATTGGAGACGGGCAAACCATTCGTCAGGAGAATGTTTTTCAGAACCATTCAGTATATAATGCCAATCTGACTGAAGAAGCTTCAGTAGAAAACGATTTAAAGATCAACGAAGCCATAGAAGCAGCGATACTTCAAAAAGGCCCTGTTCATATTAATGCTCCTTTTGAAGAGCCCTTATACGAAACTGTTTCCGAACTTTCTGTAGCACCAGCAATTACCCATTTAGAGGAAATTGTCGGAACAACAACTATAGAAAACGAAGCAGAAGTTGTTTCTGTCTGGAATACTTCAAAAAGAAAATTAATTCTTATTGGAGGAATAAATGAAGCGAATTCTGTCGATAAAGAAATTTTGGAAAACTTCGCCAAAGATCCCTCAATTGTAGTACTGACAGAGACTACCTCAAATTTGCATCATCCAAGTTTTATTAACAGTATCGATACTTTAATTACGCCATTTGATGATGTTGATTTTAAAGATCTTGAGCCAGAGGTGTTAATCACTTTTGGAGGTATGATTGTATCCAAACGTATTAAAGCCTTTTTGCGAAAATACAAACCCGAACATCACTGGCATATTGATACTTTACGTGCTTATGATACCTTTAGTGCTTTAACGAAGCATTTTGTAATGGAACCTGATGCTTTTTTCAAAGTGCTGCTTCCAAAGACAGAATTTACAGCAAGTGATTATTTTTCTAAAATTGATCAAATTTACGATTTAAGAAAAATCAGAAAAGAAGAATATCTGCGTAAAATTACCTTCTCAGATTTTAAAGTATTTGAAAAAGTAATCGGGTCACTTCCTAAAAACAGTCAGTTGCAAATTAGCAATAGTTCAGCCATTCGATATGCACAGTTAATTGAGATTGATCCTTCAATCGAAGTTTATTGTAACCGCGGAACTAGTGGTATTGACGGAAGTACCTCAACAGCAATTGGTGCAGCAGTAGGAAACGATAAAGAAACCGTTTTTATTACCGGAGATATTAGCTTTCTTTACGATAGCAATGCTTTGTGGAATTCGTACATACCTGAAAACTTCAAAATTATTCTAATCAATAATGGAGGAGGAGGAATTTTTAGGATTCTTCCAGGCCATGAAGAAAAACCGGTTTTTAATACCTATTTCGAAACGTCACATCATTTGACAGCCGAACATTTGGCCAAAATGTATAAGATGCCTTATTTTACAGCCACAGATGAAGAATCTTTAACGGGAGGTATTAAGTCGCTTTATGCTACAAACAACGCTCCTTGTATTTTGGAAGTATTCACGCCAACTTTGGAGAATGATATTGTTTTAAAGCAGTATTTTAAAGAGTTGGCTTAA
- a CDS encoding thioredoxin family protein codes for MRFLYLFFLFISLQTTSAQNQFIPDDMPYKTALNNAKAQGKPVFLMLYADWCPHCNLMKKEVFSDPAVIDFLKKNYVCVWKNIEKEEGTALKNKFNTKSLPSFLFIDPATETLLYALKGELKKEVFMTEVNNALNPKLQLPYLEKEFLADPSNVDKFFNYLNTLKKGKDRTDLSIPTHIYLNTQSDAQLISETNWRVIANGVTDIKSREFQYVLSHNKEFAAVASQSRIDRKTESIITESLRPYVDNLDTTNYYKQREIAKSIRLQKVDSLVFKFDLTLAERTEKWQFYKKVTLESTQKLVWNDASSLKDIGQTYLKHISDTESLKKSIVWIKTCY; via the coding sequence ATGCGTTTCTTATATCTATTCTTTCTTTTTATATCCCTACAGACTACATCGGCTCAAAATCAATTTATTCCTGATGACATGCCTTATAAGACCGCTCTGAACAATGCCAAAGCACAAGGAAAACCGGTTTTTCTAATGCTTTATGCCGATTGGTGTCCGCATTGTAATCTGATGAAAAAAGAAGTTTTTAGTGATCCTGCTGTGATCGATTTTCTAAAAAAGAATTATGTGTGTGTCTGGAAAAATATTGAAAAAGAAGAAGGAACTGCACTTAAGAATAAATTCAATACAAAATCGTTACCTTCCTTTTTGTTTATAGACCCTGCCACCGAAACCCTTTTATATGCTTTAAAAGGCGAATTAAAAAAAGAGGTTTTTATGACGGAAGTAAATAATGCCTTAAATCCGAAACTGCAATTGCCCTATCTGGAAAAAGAGTTTCTCGCTGATCCTTCTAATGTCGACAAATTTTTCAACTATCTGAACACGCTGAAAAAAGGAAAAGACCGTACTGACTTATCAATTCCAACACATATTTATCTCAATACACAATCTGACGCGCAATTAATTAGCGAAACCAACTGGCGAGTGATTGCCAATGGGGTTACCGATATCAAATCGAGGGAATTTCAGTATGTATTAAGTCATAACAAGGAATTTGCTGCTGTGGCCTCGCAAAGTCGTATCGATCGTAAGACTGAAAGTATAATCACAGAATCACTTCGTCCGTATGTTGATAATTTAGACACTACCAACTATTACAAACAAAGAGAAATTGCAAAATCGATACGCTTGCAAAAAGTAGATTCGCTGGTTTTTAAATTTGACTTAACTCTGGCAGAACGAACCGAAAAATGGCAATTTTACAAGAAAGTTACACTCGAAAGCACCCAAAAGTTAGTCTGGAATGATGCCAGTTCTCTGAAAGATATCGGACAAACTTATTTAAAGCATATTTCGGATACCGAGAGTTTAAAAAAATCAATCGTATGGATAAAAACATGCTATTGA
- a CDS encoding GNAT family N-acetyltransferase → MSLNLRPATTNDLEKILNIVNHSILHTTANYSYEIQTLDVQTKWFEDKKAKNLPIVIAELDGEVVGFGSYGQFREKIGYQYTVEHSVYVVDTVIGKGIGSQLLSELIRLAKEQGYHVMIGAIDADNAGSIAFHEKFGFVATGTLREVGYKFDHWLDLVFMQLILK, encoded by the coding sequence ATGAGCCTAAACCTTAGACCGGCAACAACAAATGATTTAGAAAAGATTCTAAATATTGTAAACCATTCGATTCTGCACACCACCGCAAATTATAGTTATGAAATTCAGACTCTTGACGTTCAAACGAAATGGTTTGAAGATAAAAAAGCTAAAAATCTGCCCATAGTGATTGCCGAATTAGATGGCGAAGTAGTAGGATTTGGGAGTTACGGACAATTCCGTGAGAAAATCGGGTATCAATATACCGTAGAACATTCTGTATATGTAGTGGATACTGTTATTGGAAAAGGCATTGGATCTCAGTTACTGTCAGAGCTCATTCGTCTGGCTAAAGAACAGGGGTATCACGTTATGATTGGGGCAATTGATGCCGATAATGCCGGGAGTATTGCTTTTCACGAAAAATTTGGATTTGTCGCCACCGGAACCCTTCGCGAGGTAGGATATAAATTTGATCACTGGCTCGATTTGGTTTTTATGCAGTTAATATTGAAATAA